In Oncorhynchus keta strain PuntledgeMale-10-30-2019 chromosome 19, Oket_V2, whole genome shotgun sequence, a single genomic region encodes these proteins:
- the LOC118397813 gene encoding transcription cofactor vestigial-like protein 2 isoform X2 has translation MSCLDVMYQVYGPPPQPYFSAAYSPYHHQKLAFYSKMQEAQESISGGSSFSNLAGPTIKEEDCAREKDHPPEAEYLNSRCVLFTYFQGDISSVVDEHFSRALNQPTSYVPGSVSNKSARDGPFPMSQRSFPPSFWNSAYQPSSMSSALGASHSEIPFTGDPYSSASLHSHLHHATPEPWHHSHHHHHHHPYSLGGAIGTQGSTYPRPSMHEVYGTHFDPRYSSLLVPSVRPHRLPPSTVQGPSASTCDIGKSEPTSSAWTGTFTGAGADISQSIGLNVDAARRYTLCGGNILS, from the exons ATGAGCTGCTTGGATGTTATGTATCAAGTGTATGGTCCACCACCTCAGCCTTATTTTTCCGCAGCGTATAGCCCATATCATCACCAG AAATTGGCATTTTATTCCAAAATGCAAGAAGCGCAAGAGAGCATCAGCGGGGGCAGCTCGTTCTCGAACCTCGCGGGTCCGACGATAAAGGAGGAGGACTGCGCGCGCGAGAAAGATCACCCTCCGGAGGCCGAGTACCTGAACTCGCGGTGCGTGCTCTTCACCTACTTCCAGGGGGACATCAGCTCAGTGGTGGACGAGCACTTCAGCCGGGCCCTCAACCAGCCCACCAGCTACGTCCCCGGGTCGGTCAGCAACAAGTCCGCACGAG ATGGACCATTCCCGATGAGCCAGAGGAGTTTCCCTCCGTCCTTCTGGAACAGTGCGTACCAGCCCTCCTCCATGAGCAGTGCCTTAGGAGCCTCCCACTCAGAGATACCCTTCACTGGGGACCCTTACTCCTCTGCCTCCCTACATAGTCACCTCCACCATGCTACCCCAGAGCCCTGGCACcactcacaccaccaccaccaccaccacccctactcACTTGGCGGGGCAATCGGCACCCAGGGCTCCACCTACCCTCGACCCAGCATGCACGAGGTGTATGGCACGCACTTTGACCCCCGCTACAGTTCTCTGCTGGTGCCCTCCGTCCGGCCGCACCGGCTCCCTCCATCCACTGTCCAAGGGCCGAGCGCCTCAACATGTGACATTGGGAAGAGTGAGCCAACCAGCTCGGCCTGGACCGGGACCTTCACCGGGGCAGGGGCAGACATCAGCCAGAGCATCGGCCTCAATGTAGACGCAG CTCGACGCTACACCCTCTGTGGCGGAAACATCCTCAGCTGA
- the LOC118397813 gene encoding transcription cofactor vestigial-like protein 2 isoform X1: MSCLDVMYQVYGPPPQPYFSAAYSPYHHQKLAFYSKMQEAQESISGGSSFSNLAGPTIKEEDCAREKDHPPEAEYLNSRCVLFTYFQGDISSVVDEHFSRALNQPTSYVPGSVSNKSARDGPFPMSQRSFPPSFWNSAYQPSSMSSALGASHSEIPFTGDPYSSASLHSHLHHATPEPWHHSHHHHHHHPYSLGGAIGTQGSTYPRPSMHEVYGTHFDPRYSSLLVPSVRPHRLPPSTVQGPSASTCDIGKSEPTSSAWTGTFTGAGADISQSIGLNVDAGLQAQDKSKDLYWF; this comes from the exons ATGAGCTGCTTGGATGTTATGTATCAAGTGTATGGTCCACCACCTCAGCCTTATTTTTCCGCAGCGTATAGCCCATATCATCACCAG AAATTGGCATTTTATTCCAAAATGCAAGAAGCGCAAGAGAGCATCAGCGGGGGCAGCTCGTTCTCGAACCTCGCGGGTCCGACGATAAAGGAGGAGGACTGCGCGCGCGAGAAAGATCACCCTCCGGAGGCCGAGTACCTGAACTCGCGGTGCGTGCTCTTCACCTACTTCCAGGGGGACATCAGCTCAGTGGTGGACGAGCACTTCAGCCGGGCCCTCAACCAGCCCACCAGCTACGTCCCCGGGTCGGTCAGCAACAAGTCCGCACGAG ATGGACCATTCCCGATGAGCCAGAGGAGTTTCCCTCCGTCCTTCTGGAACAGTGCGTACCAGCCCTCCTCCATGAGCAGTGCCTTAGGAGCCTCCCACTCAGAGATACCCTTCACTGGGGACCCTTACTCCTCTGCCTCCCTACATAGTCACCTCCACCATGCTACCCCAGAGCCCTGGCACcactcacaccaccaccaccaccaccacccctactcACTTGGCGGGGCAATCGGCACCCAGGGCTCCACCTACCCTCGACCCAGCATGCACGAGGTGTATGGCACGCACTTTGACCCCCGCTACAGTTCTCTGCTGGTGCCCTCCGTCCGGCCGCACCGGCTCCCTCCATCCACTGTCCAAGGGCCGAGCGCCTCAACATGTGACATTGGGAAGAGTGAGCCAACCAGCTCGGCCTGGACCGGGACCTTCACCGGGGCAGGGGCAGACATCAGCCAGAGCATCGGCCTCAATGTAGACGCAG gTCTGCAGGCCCAGGATAAGAGCAAGGACTTGTACTGGTTTTAA